Below is a genomic region from Gemmatimonadales bacterium.
AAAATCGCGAGGAGCCGGCCGACGCGGCCGAGCTGGAGAGTCTGGCCTCAGCGGCGCTCCACTCGGGGCTGAGCGAGTCGGATCCGCAACGCGGGTTCCTCGATGCTCCGGAGTTGGGTGACGTCGTACGTGCTGAGTTGCGGAAGCTGCCGGAGGAGTATCGCGAGGTGATCGTCCTCTCCGATTTGGAGGACCAGTCGTACGCGACGATCGCGGCCGTCCTCGGCGTACCGATCGGCACGGTCAAGTCACGCCTGTTCCGCGGCCGGCGGCTGCTTCAGGAAGCGCTGATCGAGTACGCCCGGGATGCCGGGCTGGTCGCCCGCATCGGACGCCCGCGAAGATCGACTGTCACGGCGTCATGAAGCGCCTGTGGGAGTATCTCGACGGCGAGTTGCCGCCGGACGAGGCCCACCGGATCCGCGAACACCTGGCGATGTGCGCGCGCTGCTACCCGCAGTACCGGCACCAGCTTGCCTTCCTGGCCCTGGTCTCTCGCGCGGCGTCGGCGACCGCGCCGCGTCAGGAGTTCGTGCGGCGCCTGGATGCGGTGCTTGCAGCCGCGGAGGATGATCGGACCTAATCGGCGCCCGGCCGCGAGACCGATCTTGGCGGCTGCGTCCGGGAACCGTTCCACCATACCGCGTGTTCCTCTGACGGTCGAAGGCATGACCACCCACACCAACGCAGGAGGTAGCATGAAGTACCGTTTTCTTGGAGTGATCGCGCTGGCCGGTATGTCCGTTGCCGCGGCGCCCGCCCACGCCCAACAGGGCAACATGCCGATGCCCCGCGCGCCTCAGGCCCGCGCCGCCACGATCACCGGCGAGGTCATCGACGTCTCCTGCCGCCTGGGCCAGGGCCTCGGCGGCGACAGCCACAAGATGTGCGCCGAAGTGTGCTCCGACCGGGGCATCCCCCTCGCGATCCTCGGCAGCGACGGCAACATCTACATGCCGATCTCGACCGCCATGCCGGGTGACGCACAGAACGCCCGGCTCCGCCCCTTCGCGGAGCAGCGGGTCCGGGTGACCGGACGCGTGGTGCAGCAGGGCGGCTCCCGCGCGATCTTCATCGAGTCCATCGCC
It encodes:
- a CDS encoding sigma-70 family RNA polymerase sigma factor; this encodes MADPDSLPDDREAFEQEALPHLNSVYRFALSLSGNEAVAEDLTQDTFLNALKAWRQYEPGTNCRAWLFTICRNLRSRQAVRQNREEPADAAELESLASAALHSGLSESDPQRGFLDAPELGDVVRAELRKLPEEYREVIVLSDLEDQSYATIAAVLGVPIGTVKSRLFRGRRLLQEALIEYARDAGLVARIGRPRRSTVTAS
- a CDS encoding zf-HC2 domain-containing protein, with amino-acid sequence MKRLWEYLDGELPPDEAHRIREHLAMCARCYPQYRHQLAFLALVSRAASATAPRQEFVRRLDAVLAAAEDDRT